GTCTCCGCCTGGTCGCGCTCGGCCCCCTCGATGGAGGAGAAGTGGCAGAGGGCGCGATGGTAGAGGGCGTAGTCCCGCAGCTCATGGCGGGGGAAGTAGTTCAGGAAGCTCGCGTACTCGACTTCGGCCTCGGGGTAGCTGGGACTCGGCTGGAAGAAGTAGCTGTCGCCCAGCATGAGCTTGGCCTTGGGGAACTCGGGGGAGCCGGGCAGGTACTGCTCCAGGTGGCGGAGGGTGAGCCGGGCGTCATTGAACTTCCCCTGCTTCAGCTGCTTGTCCGCCGTGGCCAGCAGTTCCGAGGACTGGATGGTCTTGTCGATGCCCTTCGGCTTGCGGCAGCCCAGGCCCAGGCCCGCCAAGGCGGCGGTCAGGGTGAGGGCGATGAGGATGCGCTTCATGCGGACTCCGGGGACAACACTTCAGACATGGCGGGACGATGGGAAGGGTTCCAGGGGCGGTGGGAAGGATTCCAGGCCTGGTGCAGCTTCTCGAGCCAGGGTTCGGCCAGGGCCTGGGCTTGGGTCCGGTGCCGGTCGTGGAACACTTCGTGGTAGAAGGCGGGCAGGCGGTGGCGTTCCAGCAGCCCGGGCTTCACGGCGGACCAGAGTTCCTCCGAGGCGTCGGGATCCACCACGGTGTCCGTGCCGGACTCCAGCAGCAGGATGGGCCGGTCCAGCTCGTGCCCCAGGGGCAGCAGCTCGGCCCGGCCCTCCTCCAGGGCGGCGCCGAAGGCGGCGGTGGCCCAGCGGTGGCAGAGGGGGTCGGTTTCGTAGCGCTGGACGATGACCGGGTCGGAGCAGACCTGACTCTTGTCCCCGTGGAGCTGGATGGGGCGGTGGGGCATCACCCAGCGCAGCACCCGGGAGAGCAGGATCAGCGCCTTGGAATTGGACCTCACGGCCACGCTGGGGCTGGAGAGGATCAGGCCGTCGAGGGTGTCGGCATGCCAGAGCAGGGTCAACAGGGCCACCAGACCCCCGAAGCTGTGGCCCAGGACCACCTGGGGGCAGACCGGCAGGGGCGGCATGGGGACGCCGTCCACCACCCGGGCCGTGGCCCCGGTGCGCTCCGCATCGTGGCGGCGCTCCTGGCGCAGAAAGAGGGCGAAGTCGTCCACGAAGGCGCGGATGCCACCGGCGGCGTCGCCCCGGATGCCGCCGGAGCGGCCGAAGCCACTGTGATCCAGGCTGGAGACGGACCAGCCGAGGCCGTGCAGCCAGTGGGCCGTGTGCCGGTACCGCTCGCCGTGTTCGCCATAACCATGGGAAATCACGACCCGGCCCTTGGGCTCGGGGTGCTCCCAGCGCGCCCAGGCCAGGGGCAGGCCGCCGTGGCCGGTCAGGACCCCACGCAAGGTGGGCTCCAGGTCGGCAGGGATCACGGGGATGAACTCAGGCATCCCCCCAGAATACCGTGAGCCTGGAATCCCACGGATTGCATTAAAGTTGAAGGTTCCCCGGCGCCGAACCTGGGGCCGGAGAGGCGGATGATGGATTTCGAGACCCTGGTGCGAGCCAAGAACGAGCTGGAGCCCCGCGTCCAGCAGTTGGTCGCCCACCTTGATCCGGAGCGCAAGGCCCTGGAGCTGGAACAGATCGAGGAGCGCACCACGGCTCCGGGGTTCTGGGATGATCCCGACGCCGCCAAGCCCCTCCTCCAGAAGCGGGGCTCCATCACCAACGACATCGCCCTGGCGAAGCGCCTGTCGGGCGGGATCGAGGACCTGGACACCGGGTTGGAGCTCGCCCGGGAAGACGCGGACATGCTGGCGGAAGTCGAGACCGTCGAGGCCGACCTCCGCAAGGCGGTGGAGGATGCCGAGCTGCGCATGATGCTCAGCGGCGACCTGGACAGCAACCACGCCATCGTGGCCATCGCGCCCGGGGCCGGCGGCACCGAGAGCCAGGACTGGGCCGCCATGCTCCTGCGCATGTACCTTCGCTTCTGCGAATCCAAGGGCTGGGCCACGGAGATGATCGACTACCAGGACGGGGAGGAGGCCGGCATCAAGGGCGCCACCTTCATCGTCGATGCGCCATTCTCGTACGGCTACCTGCGGGCCGAGGCTGGCGTCCACCGCCTGGTGCGCATCAGCCCCTTCGATTCCGCCAAGCGCCGCCACACCAGCTTCGCGGCGGTGTATGTGAGCCCCGAGCTGGACGACACCATCAATGTGGACATCCCCGAGAAGGATCTGAAGATCGATGTCTTCCGCGCCAGTGGCGCCGGCGGCCAGCATGTGAACCGCACCGAATCCGCCGTGCGCTTCACCCACCTGCCCACGGGCATCGTCGTGAGCTGCCAGAACGAGCGCAGCCAGATCAAGAACCGCGCGACGGCCCTGAAGGTGCTGCAGGGCCGGCTGTACGAACTCGAGCAGCGGAAGTTCCTGGACAAGGTGGCCGCGGCCAGCGGCGACAAGGCCGATGTGGCCTGGGGCAGCCAGATCCGAAGCTATGTGCTGCAGCCCTACCAGATGGTGAAGGACCACCGCACCGGCGAGGAGACCAGCCAGACCCAGAAGGTGCTGGACGGGGACATCGATGCCTTCATCCGCACCCAGCTGCTGGCCAAGAGCCTGAAGGCCGAGGGCTGAGGACCGGGACTACTCGCCCTTGGCGATCCGGGTCTGCTCGTCCTTCGGCAGCCGGAAGACCCAGCGGCCGGTGACGCGGTCCCAGAGGTCGAAGCAGCAGAGCCAGTTCAGGAGGCCGGCGATCATCACATAGGTGGCGCCGTATTCCTGCGTGAGGGTGCGCACGGGCTCGGT
The window above is part of the Geothrix sp. genome. Proteins encoded here:
- a CDS encoding alpha/beta hydrolase, which codes for MPEFIPVIPADLEPTLRGVLTGHGGLPLAWARWEHPEPKGRVVISHGYGEHGERYRHTAHWLHGLGWSVSSLDHSGFGRSGGIRGDAAGGIRAFVDDFALFLRQERRHDAERTGATARVVDGVPMPPLPVCPQVVLGHSFGGLVALLTLLWHADTLDGLILSSPSVAVRSNSKALILLSRVLRWVMPHRPIQLHGDKSQVCSDPVIVQRYETDPLCHRWATAAFGAALEEGRAELLPLGHELDRPILLLESGTDTVVDPDASEELWSAVKPGLLERHRLPAFYHEVFHDRHRTQAQALAEPWLEKLHQAWNPSHRPWNPSHRPAMSEVLSPESA
- the prfB gene encoding peptide chain release factor 2, which translates into the protein MDFETLVRAKNELEPRVQQLVAHLDPERKALELEQIEERTTAPGFWDDPDAAKPLLQKRGSITNDIALAKRLSGGIEDLDTGLELAREDADMLAEVETVEADLRKAVEDAELRMMLSGDLDSNHAIVAIAPGAGGTESQDWAAMLLRMYLRFCESKGWATEMIDYQDGEEAGIKGATFIVDAPFSYGYLRAEAGVHRLVRISPFDSAKRRHTSFAAVYVSPELDDTINVDIPEKDLKIDVFRASGAGGQHVNRTESAVRFTHLPTGIVVSCQNERSQIKNRATALKVLQGRLYELEQRKFLDKVAAASGDKADVAWGSQIRSYVLQPYQMVKDHRTGEETSQTQKVLDGDIDAFIRTQLLAKSLKAEG